The Aerococcus christensenii genome segment TTCTTCTTTGGATAGCTTCCATCTTATGGCTTCTCTACGCTCCCCAATAAAGCGTCGATAAATCCCCTCTTGCGCCATCAATTCTCTATGACTTCCTCTCTGAACAATTCGCCCATGGTCCACTACAAGAATTTGATCCGCATGTTTGACCGTTTTTAAGCGATGAGCGATCATCACCACCGTCTTTTCAGCGGTTAGCGTCTGTATGGCCCGCATAAGTTCATTTTCGTTTTCAGGATCCACATTAGCAGTAGCTTCATCTAAAAAGATAATCGGCGCATCCTTCATCATCGCACGCGCAATAGAAATCCGTTGCTTTTCTCCACCTGAGAGGCTCGCCCCGCCTTCCCCAATAACCGTTTCATAGCCGTTAGGAAGACGTGAAATAAAATCATGGCAACAGGCTTTTTTAGCAACCGACTCCACTTCTTCCATCGTGGCATGCGGTTGACCGAAACGAATGTTATTCGCAATAGTATCGTGGAACAAATAAACAGATTGAAAAACAAAACTAAAATTAGCCATCAAACGATCCATCTCATAGGCTTTTACATTACGATCTCCCAACTTCACTGTTCCTGTCTCTACGTCCCAAAAACGAGCAAGTAAATGAATGAGCGTCGTCTTTCCACTCCCAGAAGGGCCTACAATCGCTGTCGTCGTCCCTTCCGGAATCTCCAAAGAAATCCCATCAATAATCTTCCGCTGATGATAAGCAAAACCTATCTCTTGAGCCGATAGATCATCCCCATCAGGCGCCAGACTTTCTCCTGTCAAATCCATCTGAGGCGTTGTCAAAATTTCTTGAGCACGATCCACACTTTGATCCACTACCCGAAGAAGGGCAGAGTATTGGCCAGCAGTTTCCAAACTCGCATAAATCATAAAGGATGCAATCACCATCACGATCGCATGTAGTCCGTCCATACTCCCCGCACAATAAAAACCACACGAACAAACGACCATCACGGTACCTATCATTTTAGCCATAAAACTTTGCAACGTGATCAGTGGGAGGAGGTTCATCTCCATGGCAATATTGGCTCTACTATTTTCACGAATGGCCGTATTCAATTCTTTACTCTTTACACCCGTTAAGTGATAGGCCTTCACTTCCGTCATGCCTTGAAGATATTCCAGCACCTTCTCTACTAACTTTTCATCTGCTTTCATCTTTCTTTTGGCTAATTTCCCTGCCACCTTTTGCAAGTAGCTATTCGTCAACAAAAACAGAAGAAAACCTCCCAAGACAATCCCTGCCAAGCGTCCATCCAATAAAAAAAGCATACCTATAATCAAGCTAGTAGTCAATAAGCCTTCACACACCAACATAATTACCCGGGCAGCTACAGTTTCGAGCGTTTCCATAACATTCGTTGTAACAGAAGTAATCTGGCCAAGGGTATTACGATTAAAATAGCCCATGGGGAGATAGCGTAAGTGCTCTGCAATCTCGATACGTTTGTTTGCACAGGTTCCATATCCTCCTTCTGTCTGCAAGAGAACGGCTTTTAACTGAGTAAAGCAAGCCCCTCCCATACTTACTAACATAATGCCTAAAGAAAGAAGGATATCTCTCGTTTCAACCTCTCCTTTTAGTAAAGCACTAACCATCACGGCGATCGCTGGGATCTTTAATGCTTCAAACATCGCTTGAAAAACACTCAACCAGATGGAAGTGATGAATTTGCGACGACTTTCCTCTCCACAAAAAGCCAAAAATTTTCGAATAACCCTAATCATGGTCTTTCACCTCCCTATGTGCTGCCCACATCTTCTCATAGAGACCATGCTGCGCTAATAGCTCATCATGGATGCCGCTCTCTTTGACACGTCCCTTCTCAATGACATAGATACAATCAGCCGCTGTCACTGTAGATAATCTGTGCGCAATCACAATGCGTGTCTTCCCCTGAGTTAACCTCGAGAGGGAGCGTTGAATCACTGCTTCATTTTCCGGGTCCGTATAGGCGGTTGCTTCATCCAAAATAATAATTGGAGCATCCTTCAACATTGCTCGAGCAATAGCAATCCGCTGCCTTTCTCCTCCTGAAAGATGGCTTCCGGATGAACCGACTACCGTCTCATATCCCTTCTCCAACTCCATAATAAAGGGATGGCAACCACTTTGTTTAGCCACTTCTTCTACTTCAGCATCTGTTGCATGGGGACATCCCATACGGATATTTTCTCGAACTGTCTGATTAAATAAATAATTATCCTGAGAAACAAAAGCCACCTTATCGGCATAAGCGTCGAGAGGAATGTCTCGAATATCGACATTTCCTAACAAAATCTTGCCGCGCGTCACCTCCCAAAGTGACACCATCAACCGAGCAAGGGTACTTTTCCCGCTACCCGATGGCCCTACCAAAGCCACAAAGCTCCCCTCAGGGATCACCATAGAAATTCCGTGCAAGACTTCTTCCTCTTGATAAGCAAAATGAACGTCTTGAAGCTCAAGCGTGTTATTAGTGGGGACCTGCCCTGTCGGGGGACGTCTCATTTCTGGAGCATTTAATAAGCCTTGAACTTCTCCTAAAATCGTCCCCATCTTCCTAAAGTCATCCGAATAACTCATCAAGGTAATAATCGGCGTAATGAGCCCTACAGAGAGAATCATAATCGTCACAAAATCTTCAGCCGAAAGACTCCCCCCTTTCACCAACAGCCCGCCAATAGGCAAAATAAAAACCATTGTAGCTGGCATAACAACCATAGCTAAGGTAAAGGGAACAAGGCAAGACCTCATCCAATCAATATAGCTATGTGCTGCTTCATATGCATCTCGCACAAATCGTTCATAAGACCGTTTCGTTGTCCCAAACACTTTGATGACTTGAATGCCGTTAATATATTCCACAGCTGTCGCATTGAGGGCCTTTGTTGCCTCTAACGTTCGCTGGTAAAAGGGTCCACTCCCAACCATCATGAAGTAAAAACAGCCCATTCCAATCGGCAAAGTCGCCAGAGAGGCAACTCCCATCCGCCAATTCAAACTAAAAATATATCCTAAAATAAAAAGAGGGACGAGTAAATTGGCGGTCACTTCAGGCACTATATGCGCAAGAGTCGTTTCAATGCTATCGATGCGTTCAATGAGCGTATTTTTAAGCGCTCCCGAACCGTATTCAAGTACTTCCCCCAGCGGCATTCTTGTTAACTTTTCCATACATCGTTTTCTCAGTTCAGCCAGTACGGTAAATGTTGCCTTGTGGCTAGTCGCCGTACTTAAGGCATGGCATAATACGCGTCCCAACCAAAAGACAGCAATCCATCCCCCCCTCAACAGATACGTCTGAAAAATACGCTTGCCTTCCATCAAATCATGAACAATCTCAACAATTACAAAATAAGGGGCCAAAGAAAAAGCCACCCCCACTCCCGCATAGATAACGCTTAAAAGGTATTGTCTCTTATGATGACCCGTTTGTCCTAACAGCCACGCTATGGGAGATTGGCTGTTTTGTTTTTCATCCATTCGTAACTCTCCTTGCATCGTTTAACACATTCATCCGCTTCCTTCAACAGCAACCAGACAGGGGCTAACCGTTTTTTATCTTTAAACAAATTTAAAGACGATTTTTAGCACCTTCATTATATCAAATAAAAGACAAGTCCTTTCACCTTTTGACGGATTCGTTACAGGCAGTCTTTCAGCGATAAGAATAACGCTCAGAAAACACTCCTTCTATAAAAACCTGCTAACAAAAGTCAAGGAGAAAAGTAAAATTAATTTTGCTTTTCTCCTTGTTAATTAGATTTTAAATTTGAGCACAACAAATAAACCGGTTACTATCGGCTTGTTTTAATTATTGTATTTTTAATTCTAGGCTGCTTTTAACACCTTCTTTTCTTGTTTTGATGCCATGACTTTTGCATAGTAGACTCTTAGGAATTTATTTAGTCCTGCAAATTTACATATTTTTTTATCTTTTCCATCTTTTTTTACCATATAAATATATATTTCATTTCCTGGATTTTTAGCACTCATCATACATTTCATAGCCTGGTAACCTACTTTTCTTAGTATTGCATTGCCTTTTTTTGTTATTTTTCTCTGTTCTGCTTTGAAATTACCTGATTCATACGGTGGCGAATCTATTCCTACAAAGGATATTAAACTTTTTTTATTTTTAAATTTTGATAAGTCGCCAAATTCTGCTGTGATTTGTACCGCTAATTTATCTGATATTCCTGAGAATTTCTTTGCTTCTTGATATTCTTCTAAGGGCTCGGCAATTTCTATCATTTGTGATAAAATAGTATATAGAATTTGATTTATATGTTTTATCAATTCTATTCCTTCTTGTATGTTCATTTTTATATATGAGCTACTAGAAGGTTGAGTTGAGATACTTTCCTCTGCGAGCTTGTATATGGATTTAGCTTTATCAGCATTAGGATGGTATCTCTTTTCTTTTGCCCAGTTTTTAAAATCTTCTATAAATTTATCTTCTGATTTTTCTAATACTAGGTTTTTATGCCACCATTTTTCTAAGAAATCTAATAATTTGTCTTTTGAAAAGTCTCCTGAAGCGTGGGGTATTAGTTTTTTTATTCCTGGAAATGTTTGGCTTATTGTTTGATCTATGAAGTTCATTTGATTGATTCTTAAGTCCATGTAATGCTGATATGATCTGTTTAATTCTTTTAGGACTCTGAAACTTTCTACATCTACTTTGTATTCTTGTAATTCTTTCCAATACATTAACCCATATTCTGCTATTTGTATGGCATCTATATTATCATTTTTTGCTTTTCTAAAGTTAAGAACTCGGCAAAACTGTTTCATTTTTAAAGGATTTACTACCGTTACAAAATATCCTTTGTCTTTTATTCATAGAGGATTGGAAGATGATATTTACCTGTTGCTTCCATGACTATTTTTACTTCTTCATTTAACGTATCTAGTTTCTTTAAAAATTCTTCTACTTTTGTTTTCTTAAGACGAACATCAAAAGGCTTCCATTTGTAGTTCCTACCTGCACCATTACACTCATTTTAGCTCGTGACACGGACGTTTTGCCCAACCTGCTTAACCGAATATGAATAATGAAGAGGTAGATGATAGTTTTTATAACGAATATTTTAACCCTAAAAGACGATAGAGTTTTTAATTTCTATCGCCAGTGATTATCTAATATTTATTTTTCTTTAAATTGATTTTATTGTATAGTTTAATAGTTCTATTAATCCAATTATAAAAAGTAAACTGGGATTCATAACAAACCCCAGTTTTATAATTAGCGTGTTCTTTTAATATAATTTTGTTTTAATCTTCTCCCTCTGCCCGTATGTTTCTCTTATCTTTAAATAACTAATATATTTCATCTTAATAATGTATTATAACACTTAGAGATATATACTTGCTATTTTACCAATCATTCAACTTACACTTCTGGAAATATGTTAACTTACTCTTAAACTTGCAATAAAAGTTTTATACCTTAACCAACTTCTATATTTTTAAAATCCCCAATAAAGTTAAAATACACATGAATTTCTTGCTTTCTTTGTTCCCCTTTTCTTCCTCTTGTTGCTTCATGGACGATTATTTTTTCAATGAACTCATTAATCATTGGAGTGGTTAGTTCTTCTATATCGGTATATTTCTTTATCATTTTTAGAAAATTATTGGTATCTATCTTGTTTTTATTATGGTTATCTATTTCTTCTCGACCGTTTTTAATTGTACTTTCTAACTCAGCCTGCTCTTCATAATATTTTTTATATAGCCTTTCAAAGTGCTTCTCGCTGATTTTCTTTAAAGCATAATTCTCCATCGTCTCTATTACCACATACCTTGCAATAGATATGTCCATTTCTTTCAATATCATTTTCTCTTAATACAAAATCTTTTAAGCTTTTCATAAACTCTCTCCTATATCGTAATTCATTTTTCTTGTTGAATTGTCATTAATATTTTTTGCCTGATCATTAAGATACCAATTGATTATCGTTGCCTTGTGATCTTGATAAACTCTGTTGTTTGCTTTCATATAAGACGAGAGCCTATCAATGTATTCACTAATTCTGCTTCCTAACTCATTTGTTAAGTCTTTGTATTCTTCAGTCAAAAATATATTTTTATATATTCCATAAGGCTTTTGCCCTTTATTAAAATCATTCTTTCTTAACTCATTATTACTAATATTGTTATAGTTACCTTCCGATTTTCGAAAATCTTGAAGTCTGTTATTCGGAGTTCTTGAATTCCGATTATCGGAAGTCTGGACTTCTACTTTTCGGAAATCTGCATTTCTACTGTTTGGACTGGAGAAAACACTCATAAAATCTTTAACATAAATCCTATTTGGTTTTCCAAGTCTTTGTCTTTTCTTTTCTATTAATCCAATTCCTGATTTTGTATCAAGCTCATTCATAATTTTTAAGGCTTTATCATTTGCACAGTTGAATTGTTCTTTAATAGAATCCATTGTGTAATAAATAAAAACTTTTCCATCTTCATCTATCCAGCCGTTTTTATATGAAAGGCCAATTCGATTAAGCATATATGAATACAAAACTTTAGCTTCAATGGAAATGCTCTCAGAAATTTCATCTTCCATTAATACCATAGGTAACCTAATGAAGTTATACATCTCTGATTGCCTATTATAAAAATAATCAAAATTCATTCCTACCTCCTTTCTTTAAATTAAAAAAGAGCAGCCTTATTTAAGCTACCCTTATAGAAAGTATAAAATGGGTTTTATCTTATTATATTTTTTTGTGCCTCCTCATACCAGTTGCAAAACTACTCTTACGTTCATGTAATTTTTTTGAGTCTTTTTGACGTATCCTTCTTCATCTTTATCAAAGACAAAATGCTTATAAAACTGCTTAAAATGCAGGATTTCTAAATTTACATCTTTTGTATCAACGCTATAGTCTCCACATGGATTGAGAGAACGGGTAGTATAGCTACACTTTTTAACGATAGGAGGGGACTATCGTTAAAAAGTTTGAGAATCTATTTTCAACAAAACAATTTTTTATTCTGGTAGAAAATTAAAGCACCTTTTTGTAATGATCCCCAAAAGTTAGATTTTTGGTCCAACTTTTGGGAGCACTACATTAGTTAATTAGGTGTTTTTAATCAATAATTCGATTATAAAACTTACTTGCAATAATATTCGATTGCCTTGTTGACAAATACTGATGTCCCTTCGCCTGCAAACGCATCTATATTTTTCGTAAAATCACCACCAGAAGCATACATCTTGCCAAGTCTGGATAAAATCTCATTCGAGCACTTATAGAAATTAGCTGTAATAAAGTCCTGCAGTTTCTTTACCAAAGCCTGAACTTCAACTGAATCGCTGGGTTGTGATTTTACCTTGCCAAATTCTGCAAAAATCAGCATGAGTTGTTGATGGAGCATTTTTGTTTCCTCGCTGTTTCTCCTTTTTTCTTTAGCTTCAAATTCCCTGAATTCCGGTGTATCTCCCCAATACTCTTTTGCCTGTTTGGCATACTCATCAATTTTGCTTGTGTCAAATGCTGTAAAGTTCATACAGTTACCTCCTAATGCTTTTAATCCCTTTGCAAAAAGAATTAAATTTTCCAAATGCTCTTTTTTCAAGATTAATAATTTGATCTGTTGTTCCAGCACTAAATCTTTGTCGAAATGCTCACTGGTTATTATTTCTTTAATTTCTTTGAGCGGAAATTCCAAAGCTTTAAACAGCAAAATGGATTGTAGTACCTTTAGATCCTCATCACCATACAACCTATATCCTGACTCCGAATAAGCGGACGGTTTTAACAAACCGATTTTGTCGTAATACTGAAGAGTACGAATACTAATTCCTGCTATCTTGCTGACTTCATTCACTGTTTTCACTATCTCATCTCCTTCCTTATCACTAGAATAAAGTATTACGCAACGTCATAGTCAAGTATTTTTGCTAGCGTTGCTGTCTAATGCTCAACCTAAGACTGTTGTATTTATACAGCTTCAATCGGCAAACCATGAGTTCCGATTGACACCTGTCACATCTTTTCTGAGTTAATAGTTATGACGTAGATTTGAAATACTTAGGATTGATTCATCCTAAAATATAGGGTGTAATCTCCTTAAAAGGAGGCTATCGTTATGAATGTAAATACAGATACGCTGATTTCAATTTCTGAAGCCAATCAAAACTTCTCAAAGGTTGCTCGTCTTGTCGATAAATACGGCTCAGCTGTAATACTAAAAAACAACTCTCCGCGCTATGTGATTTTAGAGTTCCCTAAAGCCGATGAGGTTTCTGCTCCAGCTGATGATGAGGTCATGGCTTTGTCGGATATGTTCATCAAAAAGAATACAAAAGTCTAT includes the following:
- a CDS encoding ABC transporter ATP-binding protein, translated to MIRVIRKFLAFCGEESRRKFITSIWLSVFQAMFEALKIPAIAVMVSALLKGEVETRDILLSLGIMLVSMGGACFTQLKAVLLQTEGGYGTCANKRIEIAEHLRYLPMGYFNRNTLGQITSVTTNVMETLETVAARVIMLVCEGLLTTSLIIGMLFLLDGRLAGIVLGGFLLFLLTNSYLQKVAGKLAKRKMKADEKLVEKVLEYLQGMTEVKAYHLTGVKSKELNTAIRENSRANIAMEMNLLPLITLQSFMAKMIGTVMVVCSCGFYCAGSMDGLHAIVMVIASFMIYASLETAGQYSALLRVVDQSVDRAQEILTTPQMDLTGESLAPDGDDLSAQEIGFAYHQRKIIDGISLEIPEGTTTAIVGPSGSGKTTLIHLLARFWDVETGTVKLGDRNVKAYEMDRLMANFSFVFQSVYLFHDTIANNIRFGQPHATMEEVESVAKKACCHDFISRLPNGYETVIGEGGASLSGGEKQRISIARAMMKDAPIIFLDEATANVDPENENELMRAIQTLTAEKTVVMIAHRLKTVKHADQILVVDHGRIVQRGSHRELMAQEGIYRRFIGERREAIRWKLSKEEGESLAVENE
- a CDS encoding ABC transporter ATP-binding protein; this translates as MDEKQNSQSPIAWLLGQTGHHKRQYLLSVIYAGVGVAFSLAPYFVIVEIVHDLMEGKRIFQTYLLRGGWIAVFWLGRVLCHALSTATSHKATFTVLAELRKRCMEKLTRMPLGEVLEYGSGALKNTLIERIDSIETTLAHIVPEVTANLLVPLFILGYIFSLNWRMGVASLATLPIGMGCFYFMMVGSGPFYQRTLEATKALNATAVEYINGIQVIKVFGTTKRSYERFVRDAYEAAHSYIDWMRSCLVPFTLAMVVMPATMVFILPIGGLLVKGGSLSAEDFVTIMILSVGLITPIITLMSYSDDFRKMGTILGEVQGLLNAPEMRRPPTGQVPTNNTLELQDVHFAYQEEEVLHGISMVIPEGSFVALVGPSGSGKSTLARLMVSLWEVTRGKILLGNVDIRDIPLDAYADKVAFVSQDNYLFNQTVRENIRMGCPHATDAEVEEVAKQSGCHPFIMELEKGYETVVGSSGSHLSGGERQRIAIARAMLKDAPIIILDEATAYTDPENEAVIQRSLSRLTQGKTRIVIAHRLSTVTAADCIYVIEKGRVKESGIHDELLAQHGLYEKMWAAHREVKDHD
- a CDS encoding replication initiator protein A, whose amino-acid sequence is MNFDYFYNRQSEMYNFIRLPMVLMEDEISESISIEAKVLYSYMLNRIGLSYKNGWIDEDGKVFIYYTMDSIKEQFNCANDKALKIMNELDTKSGIGLIEKKRQRLGKPNRIYVKDFMSVFSSPNSRNADFRKVEVQTSDNRNSRTPNNRLQDFRKSEGNYNNISNNELRKNDFNKGQKPYGIYKNIFLTEEYKDLTNELGSRISEYIDRLSSYMKANNRVYQDHKATIINWYLNDQAKNINDNSTRKMNYDIGESL
- a CDS encoding transposase, with protein sequence MKDKGYFVTVVNPLKMKQFCRVLNFRKAKNDNIDAIQIAEYGLMYWKELQEYKVDVESFRVLKELNRSYQHYMDLRINQMNFIDQTISQTFPGIKKLIPHASGDFSKDKLLDFLEKWWHKNLVLEKSEDKFIEDFKNWAKEKRYHPNADKAKSIYKLAEESISTQPSSSSYIKMNIQEGIELIKHINQILYTILSQMIEIAEPLEEYQEAKKFSGISDKLAVQITAEFGDLSKFKNKKSLISFVGIDSPPYESGNFKAEQRKITKKGNAILRKVGYQAMKCMMSAKNPGNEIYIYMVKKDGKDKKICKFAGLNKFLRVYYAKVMASKQEKKVLKAA
- a CDS encoding MerR family transcriptional regulator, with the protein product MKTVNEVSKIAGISIRTLQYYDKIGLLKPSAYSESGYRLYGDEDLKVLQSILLFKALEFPLKEIKEIITSEHFDKDLVLEQQIKLLILKKEHLENLILFAKGLKALGGNCMNFTAFDTSKIDEYAKQAKEYWGDTPEFREFEAKEKRRNSEETKMLHQQLMLIFAEFGKVKSQPSDSVEVQALVKKLQDFITANFYKCSNEILSRLGKMYASGGDFTKNIDAFAGEGTSVFVNKAIEYYCK
- a CDS encoding prevent-host-death protein, which codes for MNVNTDTLISISEANQNFSKVARLVDKYGSAVILKNNSPRYVILEFPKADEVSAPADDEVMALSDMFIKKNTKVYEELAK
- a CDS encoding DUF4368 domain-containing protein is translated as MENYALKKISEKHFERLYKKYYEEQAELESTIKNGREEIDNHNKNKIDTNNFLKMIKKYTDIEELTTPMINEFIEKIIVHEATRGRKGEQRKQEIHVYFNFIGDFKNIEVG